Proteins encoded by one window of Carassius auratus strain Wakin chromosome 24, ASM336829v1, whole genome shotgun sequence:
- the LOC113042141 gene encoding carbohydrate sulfotransferase 2-like codes for MVFYGRNLKTYDTKIITQPGIVMKVLRRKTIVLFIAYFLLLVLTMLNLANYRWTKEPQQCNLQMRSTPYQGRSDIRFLYRPSLAKKRQLVYVLTTWRSGSSFFGELFNQHPEVFFLYEPMWHIWQKLYPGDAVTLQGAARDMLSSLYRCDLSVFQLYNSPGGKNFTSLELFGATLNKVICSYPLCSSNRKEVVGMVDDKVCKKCPPQSLRLLEEECFKYNTIVIKGVRILDVNVLAPLMKDPSLDLKVIHLVRDPRAVANSRIKSRHGLIRENLQVVRSRDPKLRRIPFVDPGHKISKKDGADYHSVGAMEVICDRTYRSLRTALNPPSWLKGKYLVVRYEDLVEKPVKMLRNVYQFANLSANLDIESFALNMTNGTSSSSKPFIVSARNATQAASAWRTVLSIQQIKQVEEYCHHAMAILGYERVRTAGEAKDLSKSLLTASKL; via the coding sequence ATGGTGTTTTATGGCAGAAATCTCAAAACATATGACACAAAAATAATCACCCAACCTGGAATCGTAATGAAAGTGTTGCGGAGAAAAACAATTGTGCTATTTATAGCGTATTTTCTGCTGTTAGTTCTTACCATGTTGAACTTGGCTAACTACAGGTGGACTAAAGAACCCCAACAGTGTAATCTCCAGATGAGAAGCACACCATATCAGGGTAGATCAGACATTCGGTTCCTTTACAGACCATCTCTTGCTAAGAAGAGACAGCTCGTCTATGTTTTGACCACATGGAGGTCCGGCTCATCTTTTTTTGGAGAGCTGTTTAATCAACACCCAGAGGTTTTCTTTCTGTATGAACCGATGTGGCACATCTGGCAAAAGCTGTACCCGGGTGATGCTGTGACCTTACAAGGAGCAGCAAGGGACATGCTTAGCTCACTGTACCGCTGTGATCTTTCAGTTTTTCAGCTGTACAACAGCCCTGGGGGAAAAAACTTCACCTCCCTTGAACTTTTTGGGGCCACGCTTAATAAAGTCATCTGCTCGTATCCTCTTTGCTCCTCTAATAGGAAAGAAGTGGTTGGGATGGTGGATGACAAAGTGTGCAAAAAATGTCCTCCACAAAGCCTCAGGCTCTTAGAAGAAGAATGTTTTAAGTACAACACTATAGTCATAAAAGGGGTCCGGATTCTGGATGTCAATGTTTTGGCACCCCTTATGAAGGATCCGTCTCTGGATCTAAAGGTGATTCACCTTGTGCGAGATCCCAGAGCCGTGGCCAACTCCAGGATCAAATCGAGGCACGGGTTGATTCGTGAGAACTTGCAAGTGGTTCGAAGCAGGGATCCCAAATTGCGTCGGATACCCTTTGTGGATCCTGGCCACAAAATTAGCAAAAAAGACGGAGCAGATTACCATTCAGTTGGAGCTATGGAGGTAATATGTGATCGAACATACAGGAGCCTGAGGACTGCCTTAAATCCGCCCAGCTGGCTGAAAGGGAAATACCTGGTGGTGCGCTATGAGGATCTGGTGGAAAAACCTGTCAAAATGCTCCGGAATGTTTATCAGTTTGCCAATCTCAGTGCCAACCTTGACATAGAGTCTTTTGCTCTTAACATGACGAATGGCACAAGCTCTTCCTCAAAGCCATTCATTGTGTCTGCCAGGAACGCGACACAGGCGGCCAGTGCCTGGAGAACAGTGTTGAGTATTCAACAGATAAAACAAGTTGAGGAGTACTGCCATCATGCAATGGCAATCCTGGGTTATGAACGTGTGAGAACAGCTGGAGAAGCAAAAGACTTGAGTAAATCTTTATTGACTGCTTCCAAACTGTGA